CCACGACCTACTGATTAAAAGTCAGTTGCTCTACCGGCTGAGCTAAGGACTCTTGGCGCGATACGCGGCTTGCGCGTTCGGGTGGCCGCAACCTAGGCAAGCTTGCCCGCCGGGTCAATCCCCGGGGTTGCGCCGCCCGGCTTTTTCCTAGGCGCGGGTCTCGACCTCGGGCGCGCTATCCTTGGCGAAGCGGTGCATGACGCGCTCGGCGATACGGGGCGGCACGAAGGTACTGATATCGCCGCCCAGGGCGCCGATCTCCTTCACGAAGCGCGAGGAGATGAATTGCTGGCGCTCGGAGGCCATCAGGAACACGGTCTCGATATTCGAGTCGAGACGGGCATTCATGCCGGCCATCTGGAACTCGTACTCGAAGTCGGAGACGGCGCGCAGCCCGCGCACGATCAGCGAGGCATTCGCCGCCTGGCAGAAATGCATCAGCAGATTGTTGAAGGACCGGGCCTCGATATGGTCGTACTCGCCCGTGCCATTCATCGCGGCGATTTCGCCCCGCACCAGATCCAGCCGCTCGCCAATGCTGAACAGCGGTCCCTTACCGGCATTCTGCGCGACCGCGATGATCAGGCGGTCAACCATCTTCGAAGCGCGCTTGATGATATCCAGATGGCCGTAGGTGATCGGGTCGAAAGTGCCCGGATAGACCCCGATCAGATGCTTATTCATCACGCCCCTCCGATTCCGTCGCTGCCTCCCCTTCAGCAGGGTCGCCCTCGACGATGTCGGCAGCTTCCCCGATCTCGTCGCCGATCTCGTCCTCTGCGGCGCCGCTTTCCTCGGCCATCCAGGCGACGGAGACGATATGCTCATCCTCGGCGACCCGGAACAGGGTGACGCCCTGCGTCCGTCGGCCGGCGATGCGGATATCATGTACCGGACAGCGGATAAGCTGGCCGCCATCGGTCACCAGAACGATCTGGTCGGTCTGCGCCACCGGGAAGGAGGCCGCCAGCTTACCGTTGCGCTCATTCAGCTCCATATTGGCGATGCCCTGCCCGCCGCGGCCGGTGACCCGGTACTCATAGGCGGAAGTGCGCTTGCCAAAGCCCTTCTCGCTGACGGTAAGGATGAATTCCTCGCGCGAGGCCAGTTCCTCGAAGCGGGTATCGTCGAGAGCGCCGCCATTGCCGGCCCCCTCCTCGGCATCCAGCACGACGGCCTCCTCGGCGCCGTCATCGCCATTCTGGCGCCGCAGCGCGGCCGCCCGGCGCAGATAGGCGACCCGCTCGTCCGCCGTGGCCTCGACATGGTCGATGATCGACAGCGAGATGACCTGATCGTCGCCCTGCAACCTGATGCCGCGCACGCCCATCGAATCGCGGCCCTTGAACTCGCGCACATCCGTCACGGCGAAGCGGATACACTGGCCGTTACGGGTGGAGAGCAGCACATCCTGCTCCGTCGAGCAGGGCATCACGCCGACCAGATGCTCGCCCTCATCCAACTTCATGGCGATCTTGCCGTTCGACTTGATGTTGGTGAAGTCGGACAGCGAATTGCGCCGCACCGTGCCCGCCGAGGTGGCGAACATGACATGCAGCCCGCCCCAGCTTTCCTCGTCGGCCGGCATCGGCATGATGGTGGAGATGCCCTCGCCCGCCTGCACCGGCAGCATGTTCACGATCGGCTTGCCCCGGCCCTGCGGCGTCGCCAGCGGCAGCTGCCACACCTTCATGCGGTAAACCATGCCGCGCGAGGTGAAGAAGAGCAGCGGCGTATGCGTATTGGCGACGAAAACGCGCGAGACGAAATCCTCGTCGCGGGTCGTCATGCCGGCGCGGCCCTTGCCGCCGCGCTTCTGCGCCCGGTAGGTCGAGAGCGGCACGCGCTTCACATAGCCGAGACGGCTGACCGTCACCACCATGTCCTCGCGCTGGATCAGATCCTCGATATCCTGGTCCAGTTCGCCTTCTTCCAGCGCGGTGCGGCGCGGCGTGGCGAACTGTTCCTTGATGCGCACCAGCTCCTCGCGCAGCACGCTCATCAGCTTCTCGCGGGAGCCCAGGATCGCCAGATATTCTTCGATTTTCCCAGCGATTTCCTGGGTTTCCTCGACCAGCTTCTCGCGTTCCATGCCGGTCAGGCGCTGCAGGCGCAGCTCCAGGATGGCGCGGGCCTGTGCTTCCGACAGCCGGTACTTGCCATCGACCACGGCGCGGCCCGGCTCGTCGATCAGGGCGATATAGGGCGCGACATCGGTCGCCGGCCAGTCCTTGCCCATCAGCGCGGCGCGCGCCTCTGCGGCATCGCGGGACGCGCGGATCAACTCGATGACCGGATCGAGATTCTGGATCGCCACCAGCAGGCCGACCAGGATATGGGCGCGGTCACGGGCCTTGCCCAGCTCATAGACCGTGCGCTTGGTGATGACCTCCTCGCGGAACTGCAGGAACGCCTCGATGACCTGCTTCAGGGTCATCATTTCCGGCCGGCCGCCATTCAGCGCCAGCGCATTCACGCCAAAGGAGGTCTGCAGCGGCGTATAGCGGTACAGCTGGTTCAGCACCACATCCGCCTGGGCGTCGCGCTTGATCTCCACGACGACGCGCACGCCGTCGCGGTCGCTCTCGTCGCGGATGTCCGAGATGCCTTCGACGATCTTGGCGTTCACCACCTCGGCGATGCGCTCGATCAGGCGCGCCTTGTTCACCTGGTAGGGGATCTCGCTGATGACCAGCGCCTCGCGGTCCTTGCGGATTTCCTCGACCGCCACGCGGCCGCGCATGACGACCGACCCGCGCCCGGTGCTGTAGGCCTCGTGGATGCCGCGCTTGCCCATGATGATGCCGCCGGTCGGGAAATCCGGCCCCGGCACGTGCTGCATCAGCCCTTCCATGCTGATGGAGGGGTCGTCCACATAGGCGCAGCAGGCGTCGATCACCTCGCCCAGATTGTGCGGCGGAATGTTGGTCGCCATGCCGACGGCGATACCGCCGGCGCCATTCACCAGCAGGTTGGGATATTCCGCCGGCAGGACGGCGGGTTCCTCGACCGATTCGTCGTAGTTGGCGACGAACTTCACGGTCTCCTTATCGATATCGCGCAGCAGCGCCTCGGCCGCCTTGGCCAGCCGCGCCTCGGTATAGCGCATGGCCGCCGGCGGATCGCCGTCCATCGAGCCGAAATTGCCCTGCCCATCGATCAGCGGCAGGCGCATGGAGAAGTCCTGCGCCATGCGCACCATCGCATCATAGATGGCGCTGTCGCCGTGCGGATGGTATTTACCCATGACATCGCCGACGATGCGGGCCGACTTGCGGTAGGGCTTCGTCCAGTCGTAGCCGCCATCCTTCATCGCGTAGAGAATACGGCGATGCACGGGCTTCAGCCCGTCGCGCACGTCAGGAAGGGCGCGCGCAACGATTACGCTCATGGCGTAATCAAGGTAGGAGCGGCGCATCTCCTCTTCGATGGAGACGGGCTTTACATCGAAGCCGGGAGGCGTTCCGGGAGGCGTCGTCGTGGACAAGGCGAAGGGAACTTTCCGTTACGGGCGATGGTGGCTTGGCAGCGCGTCATTATGAGGCGCGATCTTGGCTTACCCCAAGATATTGTTGTTTGAACGAGGTTTCTAGCATGTTTCGCGCATGCGAACAACGTTGCAGACAGGCCCACGGACAGGCCGCTGGCGGGGCTCGCAAAACCAGCTTCATCCAGGCCTTTGGCTGCTCTTAAGAGAGCCTTAAAGATTAGGGGTTATTATTTTAGAAGTCTGGCAGAATCCACAGCAAAACAATGTCGAACGCCAGTCATCAAGCGGGGCAGAATTCATCGATGTCTGACACGAAAATAACCGCCTTGCAGAATGGGGAAGCCACCGAGCTTAAGAATCTTCGTCCTGCCGATCTTGCCAAGGCCCTGTCGCTTCACGAAAGGCTGCTGTCCGGCCGGCCCGGCGGCCGTCGTGCCCTGCTGTCCGGATTCCGGCTGGAGGCCACCGATTTCAGCACGCGTGACCTGCGCGAATCGGATTTCACCGGTGCTGCTCTCGCCGGCAGTCTGTTCCGCCGGACCAAGCTGCAATTCGCCAATTTCTATGCCGCTGACCTGCGCCGCACCAATTTCAATGGCGCCGACCTGACACGCGCGGACCTGCGCGGTGCGTGCTTCCGCGGCGCCAGCCTGGTTGGCGCCAATCTGACCGAGGCCGACATCCGCGAGGCCGTTCTGGCGCGCTATTCCGCCAACCGGATTCCCACGGCTGTCAGCCATGGTGACGGCCATGCGGATATGAGCGCCATCAATGCCGAAGGCGCCAATCTCAGCAATGCGAAAATGGGCGGTTCCTTTACGCTACGCGCCGATTTCAGCGAGGCGAACCTGTCCAATGCCGATCTGCGCAACGCCGACCTGCGGATGAGCAATTTCCGCAATGCCATCATGACCGGCGTGAACCTGATCGGGGTGAATGCCGCCGGTGCCGATTTCCACGGCGCCGTGCTGACCAACGCGCGTATTCACGATGCCAATTTCGATGGCGTCGATCTCACCGGGGCCATTCTCGACCTCACCCACCTCACCTCCCCGGTCTTTGCCCGGGCGGTGCTGCCGAAGACGCCGGAAGATGCCGGCCTGGACCTGGAAGCAGCGCTCGACATGCACGAAAGCTGGGTCCGGAGCGCGGCGCACGAGGGCAAGCGCCTCACCCTGGACGGCATCGACCTGTCGCGCGGCGATTTTTCCGCGCGCAACCTGACCGCCATTTCAATGGCCGAGGCCATCCTGCGCGGCTGTAACCTGACCGGGGTGCAGCTGGCCAGCGCCAATCTGGCACGAACTGACCTGCGTGCCGCGATCCTGCGCAATGCCGATCTGCGCGGCGCGAGCCTGGAACATGCGCATCTGAACGAATCGATCCTGGCCGGCGCCGACCTGTCCCCGCTGACCGATGTCGGCAGTTCCGGGCGGTCGCTCAGTACCGATCTGCGCGGTGCGAAGCTGGTGGGTGCCGATCTGCGCGGCGCGAAACTGATGCATGCCAATCTCGCCGGCGCCGACCTGTCGCGGGCGAAACTCGACGAAGCCGACCTGACCGGCGCCAATCTCGACGGTGCCCGTTTCATCGGTGCCGCCATGGGCAATGCGAAGCTGCAGGGTTCCTCAATGGAGGGGACGACCGGCCTCGTCTGAAGCGAACCGGGCGCGAGAGCGTGCCTCAGGAGACCGCCAGCAGCCGATCCGCCGGCAGCTTCAGGGTAACCCTCGTGCCCTTGCCGACCTCGCTCTCCAGCTCCAGCACGCCATTATGCAGGGCCGCGATGGCCTGGCTGATCGTCAGCCCGAGGCCGGTGCCACGATCATCATGCTCGGTCTTCGCATGCAGTTGCTTGAACGGCATCATGGCGATCTTCGAATCGGCGGCACTCATCCCGATACCGGTGTCGATCACGGAAATGGCGAGCCAGCCCCGCGAATCGATCTCGCTGCGCACCACAACACGCCCCCCGGCCGGCGTGAACTTCACCGCGTTCGACAGGAGGTTGAGGAAGAGCTGCTTCAGCTTGGTTTCATCGCCGACGACCAGAGGGAAAATGCAGGCGGGATCGACCTGAATCTTCACCTGCCCCATGGCCGCACGCTCGCTTAGAATGCGGATCGAGGTCTGCAATATCCGGCCGATATCGACCTGGCGCTCGTCGAGCACCATCTCGCCGGCCTCGATCTTCGACAGATCGAGAATATCGTTGATGATGCCGAGCAGGTGACGGCCGCTCTGCATGATATCCTCGGCATAGTCGCGGTACCGGTTATCCAGCGGCCCGAACAGCTGGTTGACCATGATCTCGCTGAACCCGATAACCGCGTTCAGCGGCGTGCGCAATTCATGCGTCATCTGCGCCAGGAACTGGCGGGCCGAGTTGCGTTCCGTCTCGGCCTGCAATTTCGCCCTGTGCAGGGTCTCCTCGCGCTCTAGCCAGGGCCGCCGGTCGCGCAGATAGACGATATGCTCGCGCGCCTCCTTGCCGGCTTGGAGCGGCAGCAGCAGCACCTCCACCGGCACTTCAGAGTCCGGCCCGATCAGCTTGCCCGTCAGCCAGGAAATCCCACCCGCCCGCTGCGCGTCGATGCTGACGACACGGGCGAAAGACTGGCCATGGCCGAACGCGGCATCATCGACACCGATCAACCGGGACAGCGCAATGTTCGAATCGCGAACGATCCCGCCCTCAATGAGCAGGACAGGCTCCGGGTAGAACCCTACCCAGTGCCCCAGACGCTCTTTGAGGAGTCCAGCCATGCAATGTCTATAAGGATGTTACTTTAAGAACCCGGCAACTTTAGGCTCTATTGCTTTCGAGAGCGTTAAATTTTGGGCTGTCCGGAAAAAATAGCTGTCCCGCCCTGTCAGAAGGGAATTTCGTCATCCAGGTCGCTGCCGCCACGGGGTGCACCGCCGCCAGAGCCACCGGAAGAGCCGCCCGAATAATCGTCCGGACCCGAATCATAACCTCCGCCCCCGCCACCGGAGCCACCGCCATAACCGCCGCCG
This sequence is a window from Oceanibaculum indicum P24. Protein-coding genes within it:
- the coaD gene encoding pantetheine-phosphate adenylyltransferase, which produces MNKHLIGVYPGTFDPITYGHLDIIKRASKMVDRLIIAVAQNAGKGPLFSIGERLDLVRGEIAAMNGTGEYDHIEARSFNNLLMHFCQAANASLIVRGLRAVSDFEYEFQMAGMNARLDSNIETVFLMASERQQFISSRFVKEIGALGGDISTFVPPRIAERVMHRFAKDSAPEVETRA
- the gyrA gene encoding DNA gyrase subunit A, whose protein sequence is MSTTTPPGTPPGFDVKPVSIEEEMRRSYLDYAMSVIVARALPDVRDGLKPVHRRILYAMKDGGYDWTKPYRKSARIVGDVMGKYHPHGDSAIYDAMVRMAQDFSMRLPLIDGQGNFGSMDGDPPAAMRYTEARLAKAAEALLRDIDKETVKFVANYDESVEEPAVLPAEYPNLLVNGAGGIAVGMATNIPPHNLGEVIDACCAYVDDPSISMEGLMQHVPGPDFPTGGIIMGKRGIHEAYSTGRGSVVMRGRVAVEEIRKDREALVISEIPYQVNKARLIERIAEVVNAKIVEGISDIRDESDRDGVRVVVEIKRDAQADVVLNQLYRYTPLQTSFGVNALALNGGRPEMMTLKQVIEAFLQFREEVITKRTVYELGKARDRAHILVGLLVAIQNLDPVIELIRASRDAAEARAALMGKDWPATDVAPYIALIDEPGRAVVDGKYRLSEAQARAILELRLQRLTGMEREKLVEETQEIAGKIEEYLAILGSREKLMSVLREELVRIKEQFATPRRTALEEGELDQDIEDLIQREDMVVTVSRLGYVKRVPLSTYRAQKRGGKGRAGMTTRDEDFVSRVFVANTHTPLLFFTSRGMVYRMKVWQLPLATPQGRGKPIVNMLPVQAGEGISTIMPMPADEESWGGLHVMFATSAGTVRRNSLSDFTNIKSNGKIAMKLDEGEHLVGVMPCSTEQDVLLSTRNGQCIRFAVTDVREFKGRDSMGVRGIRLQGDDQVISLSIIDHVEATADERVAYLRRAAALRRQNGDDGAEEAVVLDAEEGAGNGGALDDTRFEELASREEFILTVSEKGFGKRTSAYEYRVTGRGGQGIANMELNERNGKLAASFPVAQTDQIVLVTDGGQLIRCPVHDIRIAGRRTQGVTLFRVAEDEHIVSVAWMAEESGAAEDEIGDEIGEAADIVEGDPAEGEAATESEGRDE
- a CDS encoding pentapeptide repeat-containing protein — encoded protein: MSDTKITALQNGEATELKNLRPADLAKALSLHERLLSGRPGGRRALLSGFRLEATDFSTRDLRESDFTGAALAGSLFRRTKLQFANFYAADLRRTNFNGADLTRADLRGACFRGASLVGANLTEADIREAVLARYSANRIPTAVSHGDGHADMSAINAEGANLSNAKMGGSFTLRADFSEANLSNADLRNADLRMSNFRNAIMTGVNLIGVNAAGADFHGAVLTNARIHDANFDGVDLTGAILDLTHLTSPVFARAVLPKTPEDAGLDLEAALDMHESWVRSAAHEGKRLTLDGIDLSRGDFSARNLTAISMAEAILRGCNLTGVQLASANLARTDLRAAILRNADLRGASLEHAHLNESILAGADLSPLTDVGSSGRSLSTDLRGAKLVGADLRGAKLMHANLAGADLSRAKLDEADLTGANLDGARFIGAAMGNAKLQGSSMEGTTGLV
- a CDS encoding sensor histidine kinase: MAGLLKERLGHWVGFYPEPVLLIEGGIVRDSNIALSRLIGVDDAAFGHGQSFARVVSIDAQRAGGISWLTGKLIGPDSEVPVEVLLLPLQAGKEAREHIVYLRDRRPWLEREETLHRAKLQAETERNSARQFLAQMTHELRTPLNAVIGFSEIMVNQLFGPLDNRYRDYAEDIMQSGRHLLGIINDILDLSKIEAGEMVLDERQVDIGRILQTSIRILSERAAMGQVKIQVDPACIFPLVVGDETKLKQLFLNLLSNAVKFTPAGGRVVVRSEIDSRGWLAISVIDTGIGMSAADSKIAMMPFKQLHAKTEHDDRGTGLGLTISQAIAALHNGVLELESEVGKGTRVTLKLPADRLLAVS